A window from Akkermansia muciniphila encodes these proteins:
- a CDS encoding RHS repeat domain-containing protein gives MDFSIEFGRFPKWPELSGGRLMLNLNMMDAGLCWGTAFQYEHISQRRLEVTESAHASISRPEEPEDVSRAVVKTEKGFPRYYSFASPNVSGAEALGGTQMFQDRMRRVVVDGVSYLEEVQESGMTMRFRPNSSVFDHIVTPLGVKITFAELAAELQVVRQDAYDEPNMTIEAFNALSLFRLKQVWNKTDGLLDLSNVQNIKWYAPADVAERSNDGTYTVRDGAVPIKTWKLSWTFTDTETMIARAVDEENPEVTQMMLKTLRIEEPGGFISEWRAGLYPDDLTLVKGEGENAISIVTRCRPANGHENMIAKDVNGQSMVAGGYYTDKKEKFKYVYSGVAGTENAVLCSAEKEVYQRRLYGDVLVSRTEGYETPLERTWTYGYGSDPSSPNYGKRIRETRPDGAVVEMEYDSNGNVIQRTEPWYGDIQKKITYEYITDKFNDRRVKQETVMLVSPVSSYDLQRTSYSYTEDSGVYSEERQRYFLGNWYGLNLNRSWYRDHATCCYAKGRLKKESREDGVVVNYDYALCSDYGAVWKCMETLQNSDGPVAGKSARLVHYYGENGDEVAVDHQVHVEKEGFVSVDFQQMTYDASHRVIRTDYANGLYSMAEWSCAGPLWKTDIRGLQTRYTYDGAKRVVCVEQDAAIPVTDWNGPEMTEICPNTITKMKYGGTGRTTSIETLVGDKKTSVSMQYDMVGRIILSTDEQDRKTSYTYSEDGLTTTETLPSGTTLISRYFPSGLIREESGTAREARYYTYSVESEGVLKSTRLGSSLGTIVEDRLEKGNGNVTRIRRRSASNGSSLSMEIVYEAAYDTHERVITAREGGSNKMIYGYDLLSGELSHKVRDRVSEVSTRAGIQQWENSYKRLGENIPGIPVGTGSSVYREKHFTVYISDEHIIHAYTYELVSKKNASLSNLVSLILHQDEYGRWSWEKIYNERGNTRFLKGREGCSVEVEEVSLNGDIVRHTGEDGKVTRYKRIYHVNGDTLTVRDARGGDMVIINDVAGREITRADQDGNATTTVYDSVTGKPKCITTPDGKQTWFSYDSRGRLTSRYGTAVQPMKWEYDTMDRMVALHTYRSSGSILDTVPSSGSDVTRWNYDPIKGVLLDKTYADGSKTSYTYDSWGRPLTRKQDRGVVTTYGYDVVTGQLTNIRHSDGTPSVSITYDVMERISTIQDASGSRIVEYNGLGDVSSETTSGLTESVLTYAYDSLGRPSGYTLSLNGTKVQQTTLAYDSMERISSVSLNGNSFSYGYDETSGWLNHLEYPNGMIRKTVFHATLPLVSSLDYSNGTSSELLLKHTYTWDNMQRPSMREDYVDSSAMLSRRHTYGYNARGELIEDMMNTGGSFSYAYDNIGNRQTAVRRGVSSSYDSNKLSPYKNVARSGAIFTPTYDTDGNQTSVKTATGVWAVQYNADNRPVVFTQGIKKVECVYDYLGRRVEKVEYDGNTLTKRTRFVYRGYLMVASMDCTQNTSTPSLLGTWFWDPVEPEATRVLAMCTHNADKSVSSTRYVAHDLLKNVSALFDSSGTQQAKFEYTPYGEILTVEGAWSPTMPFRHSSEYCDEDLGLIYYNYRHYNPQDGRWISRDPIGESAGENGYHFVYNSVSCMVDLMGLDSWNLDKDSCILTYKVKVQVRFKNETKKWMADDERDYMSGMKTSIENVFNNNSYKLAPEVQNEEQCPCCNGFTPKVELEIVKEPSRFSGDYDWFIKAYADDTGNRRASSTVGFNNGLFMGGRGKLYPKSLETSLSYWEQNSNGEIEKIYQNPAAHEFGHALGLNHPGKGIRGNKPNEKPEYMHHGKDIYGNEVDGKTDLMGVGNGLRPFYFDKWNQYLNKTYKNCNYKQS, from the coding sequence GTGGACTTCTCCATTGAATTCGGCCGTTTTCCCAAATGGCCGGAATTGAGTGGCGGCCGCCTGATGCTGAACCTGAACATGATGGATGCCGGGTTATGCTGGGGGACCGCATTTCAGTACGAGCACATTTCCCAGCGCCGTCTGGAAGTGACTGAATCCGCCCATGCGTCCATCAGCCGTCCGGAAGAACCGGAAGATGTTTCCCGGGCGGTGGTGAAGACGGAAAAAGGGTTTCCGCGCTATTACAGCTTTGCCTCTCCAAATGTTTCCGGGGCAGAGGCGCTTGGCGGTACCCAGATGTTCCAGGACAGGATGCGGCGCGTTGTGGTGGATGGCGTTTCCTATCTGGAAGAAGTTCAGGAAAGCGGCATGACCATGCGTTTCCGTCCTAATTCCTCCGTATTTGACCATATCGTAACGCCGCTCGGCGTGAAAATCACCTTTGCTGAACTGGCTGCGGAGCTCCAGGTGGTCAGGCAGGACGCCTATGACGAGCCCAATATGACAATAGAAGCTTTCAATGCCCTTTCCCTGTTCAGGCTGAAGCAAGTATGGAACAAGACGGACGGCTTGCTGGACCTGAGCAATGTGCAGAACATCAAATGGTATGCTCCCGCAGACGTGGCGGAACGGAGTAACGACGGCACGTATACGGTCCGCGATGGCGCCGTTCCCATCAAGACGTGGAAGCTGTCTTGGACGTTCACGGATACGGAGACGATGATCGCCCGTGCCGTGGATGAAGAAAATCCGGAGGTGACCCAGATGATGCTGAAGACATTGCGCATTGAAGAACCGGGCGGTTTTATCAGTGAATGGCGCGCAGGCCTTTACCCGGACGACCTGACCCTGGTGAAAGGAGAGGGGGAAAACGCCATCAGCATCGTCACCAGATGCCGTCCTGCGAACGGCCATGAAAACATGATAGCGAAGGACGTTAACGGACAGTCCATGGTGGCGGGAGGCTACTACACGGACAAGAAGGAAAAATTCAAGTATGTATACAGCGGAGTGGCCGGAACCGAGAATGCCGTGTTGTGCTCCGCAGAAAAGGAAGTGTACCAGCGCCGTTTGTACGGAGACGTCCTTGTATCCCGCACGGAAGGATATGAAACCCCGCTGGAAAGGACATGGACGTACGGATACGGCAGCGATCCTTCTTCCCCCAATTATGGCAAACGCATCAGGGAAACGCGCCCGGACGGGGCCGTGGTGGAGATGGAATATGATTCCAACGGGAACGTGATTCAACGGACGGAGCCGTGGTATGGGGACATTCAGAAGAAAATTACGTATGAATATATAACTGACAAGTTTAATGACCGCCGCGTGAAGCAGGAGACTGTAATGTTGGTAAGTCCTGTAAGCAGTTATGACCTACAGAGAACATCGTACTCTTATACTGAAGATTCAGGAGTATATTCCGAGGAACGGCAACGTTATTTTTTAGGAAACTGGTATGGTCTTAATTTGAATCGTTCGTGGTATAGGGATCATGCAACTTGTTGTTATGCCAAGGGACGGCTTAAAAAGGAATCCCGGGAGGACGGAGTTGTGGTTAATTATGACTATGCCCTCTGTTCTGATTATGGAGCCGTGTGGAAATGTATGGAGACTCTTCAAAATTCCGATGGGCCCGTAGCGGGTAAATCTGCTCGTTTAGTGCATTATTATGGGGAAAATGGGGATGAAGTAGCTGTAGATCATCAGGTTCATGTGGAGAAAGAAGGCTTTGTCTCTGTGGATTTTCAACAAATGACATACGACGCATCCCATCGGGTGATCCGAACAGACTACGCCAACGGCCTGTATTCCATGGCTGAATGGAGTTGTGCCGGTCCCTTGTGGAAAACGGATATACGCGGCTTGCAGACCCGTTATACCTATGATGGTGCCAAGCGTGTGGTGTGTGTGGAACAGGATGCCGCCATTCCGGTGACAGACTGGAACGGCCCGGAAATGACAGAAATCTGCCCCAATACTATTACAAAAATGAAGTATGGCGGTACTGGCCGTACGACTTCCATTGAAACTCTAGTTGGGGATAAAAAAACGTCTGTTTCCATGCAATATGACATGGTGGGACGTATCATTCTAAGTACGGATGAACAGGACAGAAAAACCTCCTACACCTATTCCGAGGATGGATTAACGACGACGGAAACTCTTCCTTCGGGAACGACTTTAATTTCCCGGTATTTTCCTTCAGGGTTGATCCGGGAGGAATCAGGAACAGCCCGTGAGGCCAGGTACTATACTTACAGTGTAGAGAGCGAAGGTGTATTGAAATCTACGCGGTTGGGCTCTTCTTTGGGAACAATTGTAGAAGACCGTTTGGAAAAAGGGAATGGAAATGTGACTCGTATCAGGCGCCGTTCCGCTTCAAATGGTAGTTCCCTCTCAATGGAAATAGTGTATGAGGCTGCCTATGATACTCATGAAAGGGTCATTACGGCTCGGGAAGGAGGAAGCAATAAAATGATATACGGATATGATTTATTGTCAGGCGAGTTATCACACAAGGTCCGTGATCGAGTCAGTGAGGTAAGTACCAGAGCAGGTATTCAACAATGGGAAAATTCCTACAAAAGGTTAGGAGAAAATATTCCGGGAATACCTGTAGGTACAGGATCGTCGGTATACAGGGAAAAACATTTTACGGTATACATATCAGATGAACATATAATTCATGCATATACCTATGAACTTGTTTCTAAAAAGAATGCTTCTTTGTCCAACCTTGTTTCTTTGATTCTTCATCAAGATGAGTATGGACGCTGGTCTTGGGAAAAGATTTATAATGAAAGAGGGAATACGCGCTTTCTGAAAGGCCGTGAAGGCTGTTCTGTTGAAGTGGAAGAAGTTAGCTTAAACGGAGATATAGTGAGGCACACGGGAGAGGATGGTAAGGTAACCAGGTACAAACGTATTTATCATGTTAATGGTGATACGCTTACAGTCCGGGATGCCCGTGGCGGGGACATGGTCATTATCAATGATGTTGCTGGACGTGAAATTACCCGTGCAGACCAGGACGGCAACGCAACTACCACGGTATATGATTCTGTTACGGGAAAGCCAAAATGTATCACAACGCCGGATGGCAAGCAAACGTGGTTTTCCTATGATTCCCGCGGGCGTTTGACCAGCCGGTACGGTACAGCTGTCCAGCCCATGAAATGGGAATATGATACGATGGATCGAATGGTGGCACTGCACACATATCGTTCCTCTGGTTCTATTCTGGATACGGTTCCTTCCTCCGGTTCGGATGTGACACGCTGGAACTATGATCCAATTAAAGGCGTGTTACTGGATAAAACCTACGCGGATGGCTCCAAGACCTCCTATACTTATGATAGTTGGGGACGCCCTTTAACACGTAAACAGGACAGAGGAGTGGTAACTACCTATGGATACGACGTAGTAACCGGTCAATTAACCAACATCAGGCATAGTGACGGGACTCCTTCCGTTTCCATCACGTATGATGTTATGGAACGTATTTCCACGATACAGGATGCTTCTGGTTCCCGCATCGTGGAATACAACGGTCTTGGCGATGTGAGTTCGGAAACTACCTCCGGATTGACGGAAAGCGTGCTTACCTACGCGTATGATTCCTTGGGACGTCCATCAGGCTATACGCTGTCCTTGAACGGAACAAAGGTACAGCAGACAACCTTGGCGTATGATTCAATGGAGCGGATTTCTTCGGTATCACTCAATGGGAACTCTTTCTCATACGGTTATGATGAAACTTCCGGATGGCTTAACCATTTGGAATATCCGAACGGAATGATCAGGAAAACGGTTTTTCATGCCACTTTGCCGTTGGTATCATCTTTGGATTATTCGAACGGAACTTCTTCGGAGCTTCTTCTCAAGCATACCTATACCTGGGACAATATGCAGCGGCCTTCTATGCGGGAGGACTATGTGGACTCCTCTGCCATGCTTTCGCGTCGTCATACATATGGCTATAATGCACGTGGAGAGCTAATAGAAGATATGATGAATACAGGCGGTTCCTTCAGCTATGCCTACGATAACATCGGTAACCGCCAGACTGCAGTCAGACGTGGAGTTTCCAGTTCTTATGATAGCAACAAACTGAGTCCGTATAAGAACGTGGCACGTTCCGGTGCCATCTTCACACCCACATATGACACCGACGGCAATCAGACTAGTGTGAAGACAGCCACAGGAGTCTGGGCTGTCCAGTATAACGCGGATAACCGTCCAGTGGTCTTTACACAAGGCATCAAAAAGGTGGAATGTGTGTATGACTATCTTGGACGGCGTGTGGAAAAAGTGGAATATGATGGAAACACCTTGACCAAACGCACCAGATTCGTGTATAGGGGATACTTAATGGTAGCAAGCATGGACTGCACGCAAAATACCTCCACCCCTTCCTTGCTGGGTACGTGGTTCTGGGATCCTGTGGAACCGGAGGCAACGCGTGTGTTGGCCATGTGCACACATAACGCGGACAAGAGTGTGTCCTCTACCCGATATGTGGCGCATGACCTGCTCAAAAACGTGAGTGCTTTGTTTGACTCTTCGGGAACTCAGCAGGCGAAGTTTGAATACACGCCCTATGGAGAAATTCTGACTGTAGAGGGAGCTTGGTCTCCGACAATGCCGTTCCGCCATTCTAGCGAATACTGTGACGAAGATTTGGGGCTAATCTATTATAACTACCGTCACTACAATCCGCAGGATGGAAGGTGGATTTCCAGAGATCCGATTGGAGAATCTGCCGGAGAGAATGGATATCATTTCGTTTACAATAGTGTGTCCTGTATGGTTGACTTGATGGGGTTGGATTCATGGAATCTAGATAAGGATTCATGTATATTAACTTACAAAGTGAAGGTACAGGTGAGGTTTAAAAATGAGACGAAGAAATGGATGGCTGACGATGAGCGTGATTATATGAGTGGAATGAAAACGTCTATAGAAAATGTATTCAACAATAATAGTTATAAATTAGCCCCTGAGGTTCAAAACGAGGAGCAATGTCCATGTTGCAATGGGTTTACGCCTAAGGTAGAATTAGAGATTGTCAAAGAGCCTTCCCGTTTTTCGGGTGACTATGACTGGTTTATTAAAGCTTATGCTGATGACACAGGAAACCGGAGAGCTTCATCTACAGTTGGATTCAATAATGGTTTATTTATGGGAGGAAGAGGGAAATTGTATCCTAAATCGTTGGAGACCTCTTTGTCCTATTGGGAACAAAATAGTAATGGTGAAATTGAAAAAATTTATCAGAATCCTGCGGCGCATGAATTTGGACATGCCCTTGGGCTTAATCATCCAGGAAAGGGAATAAGGGGAAATAAACCCAACGAAAAGCCTGAGTACATGCACCATGGAAAGGATATATATGGAAATGAGGTGGATGGAAAAACTGATTTGATGGGGGTAGGAAATGGGTTACGGCCATTCTACTTTGATAAGTGGAATCAATATCTCAATAAAACTTATAAGAATTGCAATTATAAACAATCATGA
- a CDS encoding DUF4190 domain-containing protein, which produces MNKINYSDTRRSVPDTVSAILALILGIVGLLLALLAFLPCLGWVAIVPGLLCAILAIILGAVAVKRSDDRTYGSARGALACGCIALVVIIGAIIYQGMILAPVMKQADAHTEEFKWTACSAVREAREEMHPEACEAVDRVISLIDHPENGHETGKERFLEVAPPARRGATAVLEGPVPADSGK; this is translated from the coding sequence ATGAACAAAATAAACTATTCGGATACCCGCCGTTCCGTTCCCGATACCGTTTCAGCCATCCTTGCATTGATTCTGGGTATTGTGGGACTGCTTTTAGCGTTGCTTGCCTTCTTGCCATGTCTGGGGTGGGTGGCTATTGTTCCCGGTCTTCTTTGTGCCATCCTGGCGATTATTCTGGGAGCGGTGGCAGTAAAGCGGAGTGATGACAGAACCTACGGTTCCGCCAGGGGTGCGCTGGCATGCGGTTGCATTGCCCTGGTGGTTATTATTGGCGCCATCATTTACCAGGGCATGATTTTGGCTCCCGTCATGAAGCAGGCGGACGCCCATACGGAGGAATTCAAGTGGACGGCGTGCAGCGCCGTGAGAGAGGCCAGGGAAGAAATGCATCCGGAAGCTTGTGAGGCGGTGGATCGTGTGATCTCCTTGATTGACCATCCGGAGAACGGGCACGAGACGGGGAAGGAGAGATTCCTTGAGGTGGCGCCTCCGGCCAGGCGGGGCGCGACTGCCGTGCTGGAGGGACCCGTTCCGGCGGATTCCGGTAAGTGA